The nucleotide window ATCAACACGCAGGGCCACGTGCTGATCTGCGGCTACGGGCGCAGCGGCCAGGCCATGGCGCGCGTGCTGGCGCAGGAAGGCGTGCCCACCATCGCGCTTGACCTCGACCCCGACCGCGTTCGGCAGGCACAGGCGGCGGGAGAGGCGGTGGCCTTTGGCGACGCCACCAAGCCCCAGGCGCTGATGGCCGCCGGCCTGAACCGCGCCAGCGCCGTGGTCATCACCACGCTCGACACCCACGCGGTGATGCAGATGCTGGCGGCCATTCGCGCCCACGCACCGCGATTGCCCGTCGTGGTGCGCACGCAGACCGACCGCGACCTGGAGCGTCTGCGCGCCGCCGGCGCCACCGAGGTGGTGCCCGAATCACACGAGGGCTCGCTCATGCTGGCGGGGCACGCGCTGGCGCTGCAGGGCGTGCCGATGCGGCGCGTGATCCGCGTGCTGCGCGAGCAACGCGAGCAGCGCTACGGCCTGCTGCGCGGCTGGTTCCACGGCGCCGACGACGTCAGCGACGACGAGATGGAAGAAGAGCGCCTGGCCAGCTTTACCGTGCCCGAAAGCGTGGCCGGGCGCCCCTGACCGAGCTGCTGGCGGCCATCGGCGGCGTGCGCGCCGTCAGCCTGCGCAGCCGCGCCGGCGCACCCGCCTCCCCAGCGATCAGGCGATGCTGTACGGCGGCGAAACGCTGGTGCTCTCGGGCAAGGCCGAGGCGCTGGCGGCCGCCGAACGTGTGATGGGTGCTTGATCTCGGGTCCGGCATGCGTCATCGCCGCGCGACACGGTGCCACGCACGGCCCACACAGCGGCCCGCACAACGGCGACAATCGCGCCCCATGACCGAAGAAGTCCAGACCCCCGGCCCCCGCCGCACCCGCCCCGGGCAAACCGCGCCCGCGCACGCCCCACCCCATGCTGGAGCAACTGTTCACGCTGTACCCGCAGCTGTTCGGCGCCCACTTCGTGCCGCTGCAGCGCGGCGTGTTCGAGGCGCTGCTGGAGCGCCACCCCGAGCAGCTCAAGCGCGAAGACCTGAAGATCGCCCTGGCGCAACACACGCGCTCTACCCGCTACCTGCTGGCCGTCGCCTCGGGCGCGCCGCGCCATGACCTGGACGGCCAACCGGTCGAGCCGGTGGCGCCCGAGCACGTGCACCATGCCATCATGGAGGTGTTCAAACGCCGCCAGGCCCGCACCAGCGACGATTTGCGGCCCGCGCTGCGGCGGCAGCTGGTGGCCGCCTTCGAGCGCTCGGCCTTGAGCGCCAGCGATTACCTGGCGTTGGTGCAGGGCCGTGACGAAGCCGCCAACCAGCTGGTGCAAGACGCGCTGGCCGAGGCCGAGGCCCAATCCGCGCGCCGCCAGGCGCTGCAGCGTGCCTACGAGGCCAGCGGCAAGCCGGTCGAGGAGTTCGCGCAGATGTACGGCATGGCCGTGCGCGAGGTGCGCCGGATGCTCTTGATTTAATAGCTTCTTGCGCTTTTTGGACAGGCGCCAGCGGCCCAAAGCCTTTTGCACACGAAAGGCGCGAAGATGGCGCGAAAAGCGCGGAACAAAACCTTCCAGGCGGTTTTTTTCGCGCCTTTTTCGAAACCGCCGCGCCCCTTGCGTTCAAAAAAGCGCATCCAGGCCCGCACAATCGGCCCATGACCGCTGCCTTCTCCGTCTCAGACTATCTGCGCGATCACATCCGCACCGTGCCCGACTGGCCGGCGCCGGGCGT belongs to Ottowia testudinis and includes:
- a CDS encoding ProQ/FinO family protein, with the protein product MLEQLFTLYPQLFGAHFVPLQRGVFEALLERHPEQLKREDLKIALAQHTRSTRYLLAVASGAPRHDLDGQPVEPVAPEHVHHAIMEVFKRRQARTSDDLRPALRRQLVAAFERSALSASDYLALVQGRDEAANQLVQDALAEAEAQSARRQALQRAYEASGKPVEEFAQMYGMAVREVRRMLLI